A single window of Coffea eugenioides isolate CCC68of chromosome 7, Ceug_1.0, whole genome shotgun sequence DNA harbors:
- the LOC113778653 gene encoding zinc finger protein ENHYDROUS-like, producing MIAAQVGPVKKKRNLPGMPDPDAEVIALSPKTLLATNRFVCEICNKGFQRDQNLQLHRRGHNLPWKLRQRNGKEVKKRVYVCPEATCIHHDPSRALGDLTGIKKHFCRKHGEKKWKCERCSKKYAVISDWKAHTKTCGTREYRCDCDTLFSRRDSFITHRAFCDALAQESARSQTQTLAITNEEGTLKVQAQTTTTRTSSSSPPPSPLTPSTGVLNS from the exons ATGATAGCTGCTCAAGTTGGACCCGTCAAGAAAAAGCGTAACCTTCCTGGAATGCCAG ATCCAGATGCAGAAGTGATAGCCTTATCACCAAAGACTCTCTTAGCAACAAACCGATTTGTATGTGAGATCTGCAACAAGGGTTTCCAAAGAGACCAGAATTTGCAACTACACAGAAGAGGCCATAACTTGCCATGGAAACTCCGGCAGAGAAACGGGAAAGAAGTTAAAAAGCGCGTGTACGTCTGCCCTGAAGCAACCTGCATTCATCACGACCCCTCCAGAGCACTTGGGGACCTAACTGGCATCAAAAAACACTTCTGCAGAAAACACGGCGAGAAGAAATGGAAGTGTGAACGGTGCTCTAAGAAGTATGCCGTCATCTCTGATTGGAAAGCGCACACGAAAACTTGCGGCACCAGAGAATACCGCTGCGACTGCGACACCCTATTTTCCAG GCGGGATAGCTTTATCACGCATCGGGCGTTTTGTGATGCCTTGGCGCAAGAGAGCGCGCGGTCCCAAACCCAAACTTTGGCTATAACTAATGAGGAGGGAACGTTGAAGGTCCAGGCTCAGACGACGACGACGAGGACGTCGTCATCGAGTCCTCCACCGTCTCCGCTTACTCCGTCAACTGGCGTGCTAAATAGCTAA